The Natrarchaeobius halalkaliphilus DNA segment CCCGCTACCTGCTCAACGATCACTGCGTTCTCACGGGAACGGCGCTCTCTCACGGCGCGATCTATCGGTTCGAGGGACAGGTGACCACCTTTACCAACGATCGAGACGATCACGCTGACGAGGAGGGGAGCGATCGCCCCTGTTACCGGTGTCTGTTCCCCGAGGCACCCGAGCCCGGCACCGTCCCCGACTGTGCCACGACCGGCGTCCTCGGCGTTCTCCCCGGTACCGTCGGCTGCATTCAGGCCACCGAGGTCGTCAAGTATCTCCTCGAGAGCGGCGAGTTACTCGAGGGGCGGCTCCTGATGTACGACGCGATGGATATGAGCTTCGAGACCGTAGACATTCTGGCCAATCCGGCGTGTCCGGTGTGTGGCGACGATCCCGCGATCGAGTCGGTTCGGGACGGGAGCTACGAGGGAAGCTGTTCGCTGAGCGCCGACTGAGACGGCCCACCGTCGCCGTGTGCCGCTGCAACCGAGACGATCAACAGGAGACGGCAGACAGCAGTTCGTATGAGGGGGCTCGCTAGTTCCGCATCAATCCGCCGTCGATCGCCAGTTCGGCTCCGTTGACGTAACTCGAGTGCGGACTCGAGAGGAAGGCGACGACCTCCCCGAGTTCGCGAGGCTCACCGATCCGCTCCATCGGTATTTCGCTCGCGAGATCCTCGAGTCCGTCACGGTAGTCGTCGTAGACGCCGGACTCGATGCGCGCCTCGACGAGCTCTTCGATGCGAGGCGTCTCGATCGTACCGGGAAGCACCGCGTTCGCTCTGATCTCGGGGGCGAACTCCCTCGAGATCGTCTGTATCAGACCGGTTACACCCCGCCGAACGGCATTGGATAGCAAGAGACCGTCGGCTGCCTCACGGACCGTCCGTGAGG contains these protein-coding regions:
- the ubaA gene encoding SAMP-activating enzyme E1, giving the protein MSDLRLDATQLDRYSRHVIMDEIGPEGQKRLLEGSVLVVGAGGLGSPAIQYLAAAGIGRLGLVDDDVVERSNLQRQIVHSDDDVGRPKVESAADYVAALNPDVDVDTDETRLTPDTVADLVAGYDVVLDASDNFATRYLLNDHCVLTGTALSHGAIYRFEGQVTTFTNDRDDHADEEGSDRPCYRCLFPEAPEPGTVPDCATTGVLGVLPGTVGCIQATEVVKYLLESGELLEGRLLMYDAMDMSFETVDILANPACPVCGDDPAIESVRDGSYEGSCSLSAD